From a single Natronorubrum tibetense GA33 genomic region:
- a CDS encoding ABC transporter permease, whose product MSRDRDRRSGRNGARNSSADRPGDDQVPVQRGPNPPRRADNTSSADSRLGSLPGPIGSLFGPRWAVARRELGSLRSEKTIVLALAIQLVIAGFSSFLVVGLVSLYDPGSAEGYGAEIVIVGEDADDVQQLRALADERDGLEPSVAGDRDEAIQAFDDGQFEAILEVTRDAENRLVVGVTAADDGLETTLLVVQLQDLLEALEHEERVANVDALDAPPLSVPAETEASPYVEFTYTVLVPLLLFLPVFISGSIVVDSLIEERSRGTLELLRVSPLSLVDVADAKLLAIAALAPLQAAAWLVLLAVNGTGIASPTALVVLVSALALLVTAAGTAIALVAPDRRQAQIGYSVGIVAALVIATLLPEHPANTVAKFAIGSPTATTWLSLVGYCLVAVVVFLGVRAGITRLDTDSL is encoded by the coding sequence TTGTCGCGTGATCGCGACCGGCGAAGCGGGCGAAACGGAGCACGTAACTCGAGCGCCGACCGACCGGGCGACGACCAGGTACCCGTCCAGCGCGGCCCGAATCCGCCGCGACGCGCCGACAACACGTCTAGCGCAGACTCCCGTCTCGGCTCGCTGCCCGGGCCGATCGGCTCGCTTTTCGGTCCCCGCTGGGCTGTCGCCCGCCGTGAACTCGGCTCGCTTCGCTCCGAGAAGACGATCGTTCTCGCGCTGGCGATCCAACTGGTCATCGCCGGCTTCTCCTCGTTTCTCGTCGTCGGACTGGTCTCGCTGTACGATCCCGGCTCCGCGGAGGGTTACGGCGCCGAGATCGTCATTGTCGGCGAGGACGCCGACGACGTCCAGCAGCTTCGGGCGCTCGCGGACGAGCGCGACGGACTCGAGCCGTCCGTCGCCGGCGATCGCGACGAGGCTATCCAGGCGTTCGACGACGGGCAGTTCGAGGCCATCCTCGAGGTGACCAGAGACGCCGAGAATCGGCTCGTCGTCGGGGTGACTGCGGCCGACGACGGCCTCGAGACGACGCTGCTTGTCGTCCAGTTGCAGGACCTCCTCGAGGCGCTCGAACACGAGGAGCGCGTCGCCAACGTTGACGCCCTCGACGCACCGCCGCTTTCCGTCCCGGCTGAGACCGAGGCGAGTCCGTACGTCGAGTTCACCTACACCGTACTGGTGCCGCTGTTGCTGTTCCTGCCGGTGTTCATCAGCGGCTCGATCGTCGTCGACTCGCTGATCGAAGAGCGCTCGCGCGGGACGCTCGAGTTGCTCCGAGTCAGCCCGCTGTCGCTCGTCGACGTCGCCGACGCGAAACTGCTCGCGATCGCCGCGCTGGCACCGCTGCAGGCGGCCGCCTGGCTCGTTCTCCTCGCGGTCAACGGGACCGGGATCGCGTCACCGACGGCCCTCGTCGTCCTGGTCTCGGCGCTCGCGTTGCTGGTCACCGCGGCTGGAACTGCGATCGCGCTCGTCGCCCCCGATCGACGGCAGGCCCAAATCGGGTACTCCGTCGGCATCGTCGCCGCGCTGGTGATCGCGACCCTGCTGCCCGAACATCCCGCGAACACGGTCGCGAAGTTCGCGATCGGGAGTCCGACGGCGACGACCTGGCTCTCGCTCGTCGGTTACTGTCTGGTCGCGGTCGTCGTCTTCCTCGGGGTTCGGGCGGGGATCACTCGGCTCGACACCGATTCGCTCTGA